The nucleotide window TTTTTCACTTATGGTTTGTTGGGGATTTGTAAGTGACAAATTTGAAACTTTCTTCTCCaagtttatttgaaattaaaacttCATGAGTGATTCAATCAATGGAAATAATTTATGATCCATCTGAAAGATAAAAAGAGTCTATTGACCCCTGAAGATATACTTCTAAACCTTTTTCTTATCAtgtatttaaagaaaattaaatgaagGCCTTTAGATTATCTCTTGCTATTCATTTCTGAGAAGTGATTGCATAGCACAACTTGagtcattatattttcttcaaacTAAGCTCTGCACTGTTTGCTATGTGTTTGTTATGCAGTCTTTTCACTTCATACAACCCGAATTTGTTGATGTCAACTGCGTACTATCGAACAGATCTATACCAAAGAAATCTGGAGGAGGTATGGAAGTTCATGACGCCTTTTCTGATGCTATTGATCCTTGTGTTCTGATtggattgttttgttttataaaaaaaacctttgTAGTTGTTAGGTAAATCCTGTTCTCATCCTTTTAAAGCATGGACTTTTGCACCTATGCTAAAGAGCAGACACTGCATAGATGCTATTTCACATTTTACATATTACAAGGTGTTTCTTGTGTTTGCAAAGTGTCAATAGTATAGTTGTTCCTTAACTGAATGATCTGCGAGAGCTAAGTTCATATAATGCCTAATTCTAGCAAAGGGATATATACCAATTTGCATTATAGATAACATACCGCTAGACCCTTTTTGTGGTGAATACTTCTTTATCTGAGATCATTTCTCTCAAGATTGAAGTGTTGATAGATCTTTCTTTGGAGAATTTTTGATAGATTGAAGtaacctcaaaaaaaaaaaaaaaaaaattgtgccTCTACCTGTTTGTAGGTACCTGTTACAAACTTCTTTGGTTCAGTCATGGAAACAATACACACTGATTCTGCATACAAAATCCCCTCAAGAAAAACCTCTGAGAAGgtcaaaataaaaatgcattCGGAAGAATCAGTCAACCACAATGAACAGAGATCATTGCAAAACTCAATTGTCCCGGATCAAAATAGTGACACAAAAACAGAGGTGATAATATCATATTCTTTACTAGAGCTATTCATTTACCTTCTTATGTACAATACTAACCAATAAGTGGAATATGGATGCAGGCTCAACAATGTCCCTTTACGAGCACATGGAAcacttttaataaaaagatagagAAGATTGAAAATATTGATTCCCTTGTGAACTATGGCTTGGTAATAATGCTTTCACTCTTGTTGATCTCCATGTTGCTGTCACAATAACTCTAGGTCACTTCCTTGACGGCATACATATTTTATCAACTGCGATGGTGCCACAATTATGCCACGAGCAACATGTGCTgaactcatattttaattttttttctcatttattctTTTGTACCAAATGTTAACTGTATTTGTTCACCATTCTGTAAACTAtagaaagaatttttaaaacaaacttaaatCTGCATTAGAATGTATGCAGGTGGAGCATGTTTtgggtttataattttattctattgaCAAACTGTGACTAATGGTGTGTAGCTTTTGGTCCTCAGAAGAGATTAATGATGGGATTGGCTTTGGTGGGATGTCAGATAGgtgcaaatgaaattatattattttctacatCTTAAACAATTGATGATGAAGCAAATTTACCTTCTTTAGGAGATGACTCTATTACTTAACGCAATGCAAAAATTGAGACTTGGATTCCAAATGCaataattaaattgagaaaTGCTGTCACACAAATTCTTTTGAACTTGTAAATCCAGTCCTTCTTCCTTATTATTCTCAAGGAACCGTAAAACCTGTATGAAAAGTTAATGAGGTGAAGCTGCAGTTTATACGCTAACATTATTTTAAAGGAAAGAAGAGCATACGCGTTTTGTCTAAAATTTATTGATCAATATTGTCTGAAAAaggtataatatcatttttaattattatttattcatcaGTCGGATTAGATTTAATCTGGGCCGGGCTTAGAATTGATTCCTGGGATGAGGCTCAAAATAGAGTCCTGGGAAGTGGGCAAAGAGCCTGTAGTCAAGTAGGTGACGGGTCTATCATGGTGGATTTTCTTTCCTTATAATCATTTTCATTAAGGGAGCAAAAGAAGGGGAAGTAAATTTGACAGCAGATCATGATGCGTTACAAAGAGGTAAATTTCAGAACTTTTtcgtaaatttttaaattgtgtaATGTCCTGTAGCTGATCCATTCATAACTTCTACTGAATTTGGCTTATTTTCGTTATATTTTCATCACCGAGTTGATATTTTACAGGAAAAAGAAGCAAAGAAGGAAGCTTTTAGGAAGTATTTAGATTCCAGTGGAGTCCTGGATGCTCTTACACAAGGTAGTTTCTCATActcctcttttattttttttcttaatttgttgaagtgaaatttaagtttttgttgtagTTCTCGTGGCATTGTATGAGCAAAATGACAAGCCTTCTTCTGCCCTTGAGTAAGTtgatatctttttcttttctgttcttCGAGATGGGTGTAGTCATTAGTTGAAAAGTGGtgaaatttttgtgtttttggtgGACAGGtttattcaacataaattaGGAGGTCCTAGTGTATCTGATTATGAAAAGCTACAAACTGAATTGTCCGATTTGCAGACGAAGTATAATGATCTTTTGGCTGCACATCAGGAAACTTGCAAAGAGGTGCCATTTGATTTTGAGATCTGTCTACATTTTGGTTCTCATGTTAGCAAAGCTGTTGTGTCTGTGTTAGCAAAATTTCATTCACAAATTTTGTGTATCCCTTTTAGGCATAGAATGTTTATCATTTGAGGAAAGCTTGAAAAAATATGAGGTAGATTCAATAAGAGCTTCAACTTTAGTACTTTCCATTCCATCTATTCTTTTGTGCTTTGCCCAGTCTATGAAATGAGTCACattgtttttattatgtttatgcTAATGATGAACATATCCACTGGTTCCTATCAGAAGCTTATGAAGGATCTTTTTCTCAGTAAAGGACCTTGCGTTTTCATTTTCTACTTGGAAACATTATGAAATCTTACCACCTTGCTCccttttcatatataatttaacactGCACTATCTTTTCTTATTTAAGTTTAGGCCTACACACTTtccaaatatgaaaaaactCACTCCGCTGTACTATTTATAATTGTTGGTTATTTGTGGAAGCAGATCACTGGGGTGGGCTACTTATGTCTGTCAGATGTTCTCATACCATATTTGAAACCTCTAGTGCATAGTTCACTTTAGTAGAACTATAGATTTTGTCATTATCACTATTCAGTGATTTATGGAAACATTACCACTACACTAGTCAGCTTTTATAGTTTTAGTAAATTTTACTGAAACAGAGGAGATATTGGATCAGAATTAgcattttcacacacccctgTCTTTTTGTCTAATAAAGGAaatcaaaaaccaaaacttaAGATACAAACCATGATCACACTAAATTCATTATAGGTTTCATAGATATGGTATCAGCTTTGCTGTGTCATGCCAGAGGCAAAGAAATGGTTGCCGCTGATTTCTTTAACTATGATGCCTAGCAATATGGATTTTGTTCAAGTATGGTAAATTACTGCTAGAATGTATCTGAGATTCTCAAATAAAGAGTTAGTTTCTGAAGGGTCCTATATCATCTCAATCTTGTCGTCTCAATGCCATTTTTCATTACATGTCTAATTCTGTTAACTTTTTTGTAAAATGTCTCAAGTTGTTTGTgattatccttaaaaaaaaaaaatcctttactCTGCCCATGTTCCATGCAGCTTGAGGAACTTAAGAATTCACATAACATGGCATCTTCAAAAGAGACTGCTGAGGGGGAGGAACAGGCACCAACACCGAAGGATGAAGTCTAAAGATTCTGTGAACTCATTCACTGTAATGCTAAAAACAAGTTGTTGATTCTGATCAAGAGTGTTGATTAACCAGTGTTCCGAAAATGTTTTATGATGTGTTATAGGCATTAGAATTTCTTCTGGATATTGTTCTCTTTCATCAAATTTAGTGAAATGCTTGTTGATTTCAAACAATTATGAAAACATTTATGTTAAATGCATTTTGACGTATTTTGTGCCTTATCAACAcaacaaattcataaattttgcAGTAATATAACTAAGAATTTTGTTACAGGAAGAATGTCACAAACTCTGCAATTTATAGTTTAGAAGGCTTTCTCCTTACCACAATAATCTGCTATGCTCCTATCCTATCTATTCATGGTTGAACCAAAGTACCTGGTGGCACTGAAATACTTGCTACAAGATCACAGTAAGAAGAACAACCAAGAGAGCAACAGAGCAAATCAAAGCCTGCAAGATAATTGAAAAGCGGTAGGTTCAATGAGAAGCCAATTCAAAGTAAAGTTCTGCAAACTTCACCCAGAAATGAAAAGTATCTGCTTACAGCAATTGCTGATGCGGCGAGGCCAGATCGCTCCCTTGGATCTTTGAGATAATAATTCCCAAAGTAAAGAACAGTGGCATAGTACCATAATGGAGGAAACACAAACCCCAGCAGAAACCTGTGGCAAGATTCAAACTCTCAAGAACAAACtgcaagaaaaattaaaaaaagaatgcaAATGATCTGGAACTCTTCAAACTCACGAGGACCAGCCAATGCCACAGCCAAAGCATGAAAGAGGCTTGTCAACAACTCCAACTACAAATCACACCAACATTTTCAAtcttcaaagaaaaataaaaaaagtatgcAAAGACATCACAATCTTTAAAAAGCACATCAAGAAAATGCATTGTACCCTTCTGATGATACATAAATATTGTCAAACTTTTTGCACTCAATTTACCTAGAGTGACATTGTTTTGTTCTGAGTGGACTTCCATCATCATTCACTTGCAAAaagatttataaagaaaaaaatatgaaagaatccGCTTGTAAagatttaaaagagaaaaattataagcGGTTTCCCTCTTTTAAACTGAAATAACTGTCAACCGGCTTTCGGATTTTGTTCATTTCACAGTGTAGCAGTTTTGATGTTGAAGTGTTTGTTTAGAAATATGAATCATGGTCTTGAGAATCAAActgaatcaatcaattcaaccagtTAACCTGTCACTTGTCAATTAAAATggtttaagtttatttaaaaactatttttttggattaaattagattaaattgtTTAAACCGTTGAATCGAACCAGATAAATAAATGGATTTcagtcatattttttaaaatttattatcaagacttatatttaaaattccatatatcaaaattaaaatttatatataataataaattacataaaattattttaaatattattttttaataattaatcggCGAGCAACCTAACGGTTATGGTTGGACCGGACCACTAATCTATAAGATAGACatctaaaagaaagaaatattattattgaaataaaatagtaaatattaatattaaaatttaaagagatcgattttataatatttgtaattaacattctagaataaataaatgaaaaaaagtcaACAATCGTAGCGAATCACGAAGAATACAGTAATCCAACGGCTGATAAACTCCCATCTCTAATTAATGAAGGCCATGCGCATTCtttgcaaaattaaaaataaatttttaaaaaataaaaaaaatctcagtttctctctctctaaattCTAAATCTCTATCTAAAACTAAAATGGAACCTGACGACACGCGACAACTATCACAACTCAGCTCCTACTTTcaccatcaccaccaccaccaccacctcctcccCTCCCCCACCACCGCATCCGTCCCCTCCGCCACCGCTGCCACATCCTCACCCACCAATGGCCTGCTTCCACCTTCTCTTCACACCACCAACAACGACGAAGGCGCTGGGTCCCACCACCACCAACACAATTCAATGGTGTACCATCACTCCGTTGCGTCTTCCGCCGTGAACTCCCCTCTGGAGCCGGCGAAGAGGAAGCGTGGAAGACCCAGAAAGTACGGAACGCCGGAGCAGGCCTTGGCCGCCAGAAAAACGGCGTCGTCTTCTAACTCCAAAGAGAAGAGAGAGCAACAACAAGAC belongs to Mangifera indica cultivar Alphonso chromosome 2, CATAS_Mindica_2.1, whole genome shotgun sequence and includes:
- the LOC123209342 gene encoding c-Myc-binding protein homolog, with translation MMRYKEEKEAKKEAFRKYLDSSGVLDALTQVLVALYEQNDKPSSALEFIQHKLGGPSVSDYEKLQTELSDLQTKYNDLLAAHQETCKELEELKNSHNMASSKETAEGEEQAPTPKDEV